CGAACACCCCCGGCCGCGCCCTGGCCCGCCTCGGACACGGCACGGTCGTCCCCTTCCAGACCGCGTACAGCGGCGCGACCCGGCCCGGGGCCGCTCCGGCCCAGGAGCGGCAGTGGGCGACGGAGGGGGAGACCCGTCAGGTGTGGGGGACCGGCCTGCCGTGGCAGCGTCTCGGCCGCGCCGTCGGCGGGCCGGGACCCGACGAGCCCGGGGTGCCCGCCACGGACGACGATCTCCCCACCGACCTCAAGGTGCTGGTGGAGGCGGTGCGCGAGGCGGCGGAGCTGGTGGGCTGCGCCCCGCAGCCCAGCCCGTGGCTGCCCCCGCTCGGCCACCACGTGCTGATCGACGACCTGCCGCAGCCCCAGCCGACCGGTGCCGCCCGACTCGCCCCGGTGTCGTGGGCGCTGTCGGACCTGCCGGGCGCCCAGGCGCAGTTGCCGGTCCAGCTCGACCTCGCCACCTTCGGGCACCTGTACGTCGTCGGCATCCCGCGCTCGGGGCGCTCCCAGGTACTGCGGACGATGGCCGGAGCGCTGGCCGCCGGCCACTCCGCCGCCGACGTGCACCTGTACGGCATCGACTTCGCGGGCGGCGCGCTGTCCGCGCTGGGCGTGCTGCCGCACTGCGGCGCGGTCGTGCCCCGCGGCGACGCCGAACGGCTGGAGCGGCTGTTCGCCCGGCTCGACGCGGAACTGGGCCGGCGCCAGGAACTGCTGACGCGGCATCACGCCGCGAATCTGCCGGAACTGCGCGAGATCGTCCCGGCGGCCGCCCGTCCGGCGCACATCCTGCTGCTCATCGACGGCTGGGACGCGCTCGCCGACCTCATCGGCGACCACAGCGGCGGCCGGCTGATGGACCAGGTCAACCGCCTGCTGAGGGAGGGCGCGGCGGCGGGCCTGCACGTCGTCGCCACGTCCGAGCGGGCCCTGCTGTCCGGACGGGCCACCGCGCTCAACGACAACAAGCTGCTGCTGCGGCTGAACGACCGCAGCGACTACCACGTCGTCGGCAGACGCCCGCGCGACCTGCCCGACGTCATCAGGCCCGGACAGGCCTGGACCTCGGACGGCGTCGAGGTCCAGGTGGCGTTGCTCGCGCCCGGCGCGTCCGGGCAGGAGCAGGCGGAGGCGCTGCGCGCGATCGGCGCCGAGGCGACCCGCCGCGACGCGGGGCTGGCCGCCGCCCGGCGGCCGGCCCGCATCGGCTCGCTGCCCGCGCAGGTGGACTTCACGGAGGCGTACGAGAAGGTGCGCGAGGAGTTCCGCCGGCCCATGTGGGGACTGCTGGGGCTGGGCGGCGACGACGTCGCCCCGGTCGGCGTGGACTTCGCGGACACCACGTCGACGTTCGCGGTCGCCGGGCCGCCCGGCTCCGGCCGCAGCACCACCCTGGCGAGCCTCGCCGTCTCACTGCTGGCCTCCGGCACCCGCCTCGTCGTCCTCACCCCCCGGGAGTCGCCGCTGCGCGCCCTGGCCGGGCATCCGGGAGTACGGCTGCTCAGCTCACCGGTGCCCACGGCAAAGGAACTCGCCGCCGCCCTGGGCACCGGCTCCGAGCCCCGGGTGGTCCTCGTCGACGACGCCGACCTGCTCGGCATGACGGAGATCGACCAGGATCTCCGCGCCCTGGTCGACGCCGGCAGGGACCGCGGCATCGGCGTGGCCGTCGGGGCGACGGGCGAGAGCATGGTGGGAGCGATGGGCTGGCTCAGCGCCCTGAAACGCCGACGCCGAGGCGTGCTCCTGGACCCCCAGAGCCTGATGGAGGGCGACATCGTGGGCACCCGCCTCACCCACGCCCACCTCCGCAACCGCCAACCCGGCCGAGGCCTGACCGTCGACCCCCGCACAGGAGAACTGATCAACGTACAGATCCCGGAGACCGCACTCGACTGACCCTTCCGGCCGCGCACGGAGCTCGGGGCCGAACCCGGGCTCCGTGTCACGAGAACGCGTGCACCACCTCGATCTCGCCCACGATGTGGGCGTTGAACTCCGCCAACTCCTCGGCCGGCACCCACAGTTCGAGGATCGTCCGGCCGCCCGCCTGCTGGACCGGGTACCTGCGCAGGAACTCGGAGTCGACCTCGAAGCGGGTGACGTAGCCCGCGCCGTCGTGCTTGACGTTCCAGTCGTGGGCGATCCTGACGGCGTAGTCCTCGTTGAGGACCGGGTAGAAGATCGGCTGCTCGGGGAGGCGGGGCGGCCAGGCGCGCCAGTCGAGGGCGCGCAGCAACTCCAGCTCCTTGGGGCCGGTGGGACGCCAGAGGGTCGTGGTGGCGCGGTGCTGGCTGGTCACGGGAATCGCTCTCCGGGTGCGGTGACCGCCGGTGCGGTCGGCTTCGGGGGCCGACGGTATCGACCGGCCGGGTGGGGCGGCCAGCGACTTTCGGGCTCCGGTGCTGCTACCGCCGCTCGTAGCGGGCGGTGACCTCGGTGAGGTAGGCGCGCAGCATCGCCTTCGCCTCGTCGAGGAGGGCCGTGTCGCCCTCCGGGGCGCGGCGGAACGCCTCCTGGGCGAGCGCGTCGGCGGTGAGGATCGCGGCGTGGCAGGCCCGGACCAGGTCCTCGTCGTCCCGTACGACGCCCAGCGCCAGCAGGACCCGGCGGATCCCGTCGGCCATCCGGCGCTTGTGCTCGCGGTCCGCCGCCCGGGTCCGCTCGGTCAGCCCGCTGCCGAACCACAGGGCGCGGAAGCCGTGTTCGGTGCGGTAGACGCCGGCGTACGTGTCGATCAGCACGCCCACGGGATCGTCCCACCGATCCTCCGACGCCGTCCGGACCAGGTCGTCCATGACGGCTTCCAGGCGGGCGAAGTAGCCCGCCGCCAGGGCGTCGATGATCGCGCCGCGGTCCGGGAGGTACTGGTACAGCGAGCCGACCGACACCTTCGCCTCGGCCGCCACCCGCGTCGTCGTGAGCGCCTCGACGCCCTCGCCGACCAGGATGCGCTCGGCGGCCTCCAGCACCAGGGCCAGCCGTGCCTTGCTGCGCGCCTGCCGGGGAGTGCGGCGCAGGGGAGCGCCACCGCCCTGGCCCGCGGTCGCCTGGGGGACCAAGGAACTGCCTCCAAACCTGAACGTGACTTTGTTTCACGTTTACGCTACCTTCGCGCCCATGACCGCCTCAAGCTCGGCGCTGAGTCAGGAGCGGGCCGCCGTCGCGGACGCCTGCCGGCGCCTGGGGGCCGAAGGCCTCCTCATCGGCACGGCCGGGAACGTGAGCGTGCGCGTCGAGGACCGGGTCGCGATCACCGCGACCGGAGCGGTCCTCGCCGGGCTCACCCCGGACCAGGTGACCGTGGTCGACCTCGACGGGAAGATCGTGGCCGGGACCCTGCGGCCGACCTCCGAACTGGACCTGCACCTCGGCGTCTACCGCCGCTACGGCACCGGTGCGGTCGTCCACACGCACGCCCCGATGGCCACCGCCGTCTCCTGCGTGCTCGACGAACTGCCCTGCGTCCACTACCAGTTGCTCGCCCTCGGCGGCACCGTGCGGGTCGCCCCGTACGCCACCTTCGGCACCCCCGAACTCGCCGAGTCGGTGCTCGCCGCGCTCGACGGCCGCAGCGCCGCCCTCATGGCGAACCACGGCGCGGTCACCCACGCGACGACCCTCGACAAGGCCGTGGAGAACGCGCTGCTCCTCGAATGGGCCTGCGGGGTCTACCAGCGCGCCGCCGCCATGGGCCGCCCCCGCTTCCTCGACGAACGGCAGCAACTCGCGGTGATCGAGGCCGCGATAGCCCGCGACTACGGCACCACCCACCCCGTTCCACCCGCGCAGGAAGAGACGCCGATGAAGGGTGAAAGCAGATGAAGGTCTTCACGATGGGCGTGCACGTGCTCGACGTACTGGTGCGGCCGGTGCAGGAGATACCCGAGGGGCAGGGCGCGACGCTCGTCGACGACATCCGGATGACCGCCGCCGGGACCGCGGGCGGCACCGCCCTCACCCTCGCCAAACTGGGCGCCGAGGTGCGCAGCGCCGGCGCCGTCGGCTCCGACCCGACCGGCGACATGCTGGTGCGACTGCTCGAGCGGGCGGGCATCGACACCGAGTTCCTCGTCCGCCGCACCGACACCGCGACCTCCGCGAGCGTCCTGCCGATCCGGCCCAACGGCGACCGCCCCTCGCTGCACCTCCTCGGCGCGAACATCACCTACGGTCTGGCCGACGTCCCCTGGGACGCCCTCGCCGACGCCACCCATCTGCACCTCGGCGGACCGGAGCTGATCGGCGTCGACGTCGCGACGCGCATCCTGTCGTACGCCAAGGAGCGCGGTGTCGTCACCTCCGTGGACCTGCTCGCCCCCGGTGTCCTCGGCAGCTTCGAGCAGTTGGAGGCGGCCCTGCCGTACATCGACCATCTCCTGCCCAACGAGGACCAGGTGCTCGGCTTCACCGGCGAGAGCGACCTGCTGACGGGCGCGCGCAGGCTCCTCGACGCCGGTGCGGGCGTCGTCGCCGTCACGCGCGGCGGCGAGGGCGCGCTCGTGGTGACGGCGGACGGCGCGGAACCGGTGCCCGCCTTCGTGATCGACGTCGTCGACACCACCGGGTGCGGCGACGCGTTCTCGGCGGGCTACCTGCGGGGCGTGAGCCTGGGCCGTACGCCGGGCGACGCGGCCGTGCTCGGCAGCGCCGCCGCGGCGCTCGTCGCGCAGGGGCTCGGCAGCGACCACGGCGACTTCGACCTCACGGCCGCCGACGCCTTCGCGGCAACGGCCAAGCCCCGCACATGAGGTGACGGTAAGTCAGTTGCAGTCACCTGGCCTTCGAGGGGACCTTCCGCGGCTCCGAGTGGTCGTGGAAGCCGCGCCCGGACTTCCTGCCGAGCAGTCCCGCCTCCACCATGCGCAGCAGCAGCGGAGGCGGGGCGTGCAGCGGGTCCTTGAAGTCCGCGTACATCGCCTCCGCGATGGCCGTGAGGGTGTCCAGGCCGATCAGGTCGGCCAGGCTCAGCGGCCCCATCGGGTGGGCGCAGCCCAGGACCATGCCGGTGTCGATGTCCTCCGCCGAGGCGTGACCCGACTCCAGCATCCGGATCGCCGACAGGAGATACGGCACGAGCAGCGCGTTGACCACGAAGCCGGCCCGGTCCTGGGCGCGGATCACCTTCTTGCCCAGGATCCCCGTGACGAACTCCTCGGCCCGCGACTGGGTCTGAGGGGCTGTCAGCAGCGACGGCACGATCTCCACGAGCTCCAGCACCGGCACCGGGTTGAAGAAGTGCACGCCGATCACCTGGTGCGGGCGGGTGGTGGCCATGCCCAGTTTCATGATGGGGAGGGAGGAGGTGTTCGACGCGAGCAGCGCGTCCTCCCGGACGACGATCCGGTCGAGCTCGGCGAACAGCTCGGCCTTCACCTTCTCGTCCTCCGTCGCCGCCTCCACCACCAGATCCCGGTCCGCGAAGTCCGACAGGTCGGCGGAGACCCGCACCCGGCCGAGCGCGGCCTCACGGTCCGCCCAGGAGAGCTTCCCGCGCCGTACACCGCGGTCGAGCGAGCCGGCGATCCGGGCGTGGCCGGCCTCGGCCGCACCCGGGTTCACCTCGTGGACGACGACGTCCAGCCCGGCCCGGGCGCAGACCTCGGCGATGCCCGCGCCCATCAGACCGCAGCCGACGACCCCGACCCTGCGTATGTCCGCGCCCGGCCCGGTGCTCACCGGAACGCCGCCTGGCCCGTCAGGGACTGGCCGATCACCAGCGTGTGCATCTCGACCGTGCCCTCGTAGGTGAGGATCGACTCCAGGTTGTTGGCGTGCCGGATGACCGGGTACTCCAGCGAGATGCCGTTCGCGCCCAGGATCGTGCGCGAGGTCCGGCAGATCTCCAGCGCCGTACGCGTGTTGTTGAGCTTGCCGTAGCTGACCTGCTCGGGCCGCAGCCCGCGGTCGTCCTTGATCCGGCCGAGGTGCAGAGCCAGCAGCGTGCCCTTGGACAGTTCGAGCGACATGTCGGTGAACTTGGCCTGGGTCAGCTGGAATCCGCTGATCGGCCGGCCGAACTGGACCCGGTCGCCGGCGTAGGACAGCGCCGCCCGGAAGGAGGAGCGCGCGGCGCCCATCGCACCCCAGGCGATGCCGTACCGGGCCTCGTTGAGGCAGGACAGCGGACCGCGCAGCCCCCGCACCTCCGGCAGCACGGCCGTCGCCGGCAGCCGTACGGCGTCCAGGACCAGCTCGCTCGTCACCGATGCCCGCAGCGACATCTTGTGCTTGATGGCCGTCGCCGAGAAGCCGGGGGAGTCGGTGGGGACGACGAAGCCGCGGATGCCGTCGTCCGTACGGGCCCAGACCACGGCGACGTCGGCGACCGAGCCGTTCGTGATCCACATCTTGCGGCCGTCGAGGACCCAGTCGTCGCCGTCCCGGCGGGCCACGGTGCGCATGCTGCCCGGGTCCGAGCCGGAGTCGGGCTCGGTGAGGCCGAAGCAGCCGATGGCGGTGCCCGCGGCCAGGCGCGGCAGCCACTCCTGCTTCTGCTCCTCGGAGCCGAAGGCGTGGACGGCGTACATGGCCAGCGAGCCCTGCACCGACACCAGGGAACGCAGCCCGGAGTCGGAGGCCTCCAGTTCCAGGCAGGCGAGGCCGTAGTCGACCGCGCTCATCCCCGCGCAGCCGTAGCCTTCCAAGTGCATGCCCAGCAGGCCGAGTTCGCCGAGTTCCTTGGTGAGTCCGCGAATATCCTCGATCTCGCCCTGCTCGAACCAGTCGGCGATGAAGGGGTCGACGCGCCGGTCGCAGAAGGTGCGCACCGTGTCGCGCACGGCGCGCTCCTCCGGGGTGAGCAGGCTGTCGAGTTCGAGCAGGTCGAGGGGGTCGGCCGGGCGCCCGGCGTGCGGTGTGTGCATCGGGGTCTCCTAAGTCGTCGCTCAAGTCTTCGCTGGGGTCAGGCCGTCGGGCTGATGACGAAGTTGCTGAAGCCGCCGTTGCGCTCGGCGATCCCGCCGATGGCGTCGTTGACCTGCTCCAGCGGGTACACGTGGTGCTCCAGCGGGCTCAGGTCCAGCAGGCCCGCCTCCGCCAGGTCGGCCATGGCCTGCCCCTCGCCGGAGGTGAACCAGGCGGAGCCGATCAGCCGCAGTTGCTGGTCCATCATCCGGTGGATGTCGATCGGCAGATCACCGGCGACGGCGCCGATGTTGACGGCGATGCCGCCGCGCGCCATCGCCCGCATACCGGCCCGGAAGGTCTCGTGCGGGGCGCCCGGACCGAGGGCGTCGATGTAGATGTCGGCGCCGTAGCCGCCGGTCTCCTCGTGGATCCACTCGTCGAGCGGGCCGTCGTCCAGGGAGTGCAGCCGCAGCCGGCCGCCCGCCAGCTTGCCGACCTGCTCCAGGAGGCCCCTGTCGCGGCCCGTGCCGTAGACGTGGGTCAGGCCGAGGGCGGGCGCGAGGAGCGCGGCGCCGATGCCGAGGGTGCCGCTGATGCCGTTGATCAGGACCCTCTTGCCCGGGCCCGCCCCGGCCTTGCGCAGCGCCGAGTACATCGTGCCGAGGTAGCCGAAGCGGGCGGCGGCCTCGAAGGACAGCGAGTCCGGCAGCTTCACCAGGCTGTACGCCGGGGCGATCGTGTACTCGGCGAGGCCGCCCTGGTAGCGGTCGAGCAGGTTCAGCGCGGTCGGGGAGAAGCCGAAGTAGCCGGCGAAGGCGTAACTGGCGCAGTTGATCGAGTCGTTGTCGCGGCACGAGCGACAGGAACCGCAGGAGCGGCCCGGGTTGACGTACACCCGGTCGCCGACCTCGAAGCCCTCGACGCCCTCGCCGACCTCCTCGACGACCCCGGCCGGGTCCAGGCCGAAGATCGCCGGCAGGGTGGGCAGCGGGCTGTGCGGGAACCAGGTGGTCCACATGTTCAGGATGTTGGCGAGGTTCGGGACGATGTTGACGGCGTGGACGGCCACGCGGACATCACCACGGCCGGGCTCGGGAACGGGCAGTTCCTCGAGCTTCATCGGCTCTCCGACGTGGTGCATCCGCGCGGCTCGCATGGTCGCACTCATGGCGTCTCCTCAGGGAGGGGAGGGAGAGACGGCGCCGACAGGGGGCGCGGTCTCGGGGGGAGATGTGGGGGTGCCGACGCCGGGTTCGCGTCGTCCTCGAGCGGTGAGGCGGGTGTGGCGGGTGTGGCTGTGTGGGGGGTGTGCGGTCAGTCGTCGAGCAGCGTCGTCAGCCGGGCGCGCTGCAGTTTTCCGGTGGCCCCGCGCGGCAGCGCGGGCACGACGCACAGTCGCCGGGGCCACTTGTGCCGGGCGAGCCGGCCGTCGAGGTGACCGCGGACGTCGTCCAGGGTCGGGCTGCCGGCGTCGGTGACGAGGAAGGCGGTCACGACCTCGCCCCAGACCGGGTCCGGAGCCCCCGACACCGCGATCTCGACCACGCCGGGGAAGTCGGCGAGGGCGTTCTCGACCTCGGCGGGGTCGACGTTCTCGCCGCCGGTGATGATGGTCTCCTTGAGCCGGCCGACGACCGTGAGGCGGCCCTCGTCGTCGAACCGTCCCCGGTCACCGCTGTGGAACCAGCCCTCGGCGTCGGTCGCGGGCACCGGCCCGGCGGCGGTCCAGTACACGGATGCCACCGAGGGCCCGCGCACCCAGATCTCACCGGGCAGGTCGACCGGCGCGGGAACGCCGGTCACGTCCACGACCGTCATCTCGACCCCGGGGACGGGGGAGCCCGTCGAGGTCGCCGGTTCGTCGGGCGCGGAGTACGTGACCCCCGCGCTGGTCTCGGTCAGCCCGTAGGAGTTGACCACGCCGATCCCGCGGGCCCGGAACTGCTCGCGGGTGGCGGTCTGGGCCGGTGATCCGCCCGACAGGATCCATCGCAGGGTGTCCAGGTCGCCGCCGGTGAAGCGCGGGTGACGGGCCAGCAGGGCGGACATGGCGGGGACGGCGAAGGCGCAGGTCACCCGGTGGTCGCGGACCAGATCGGCGAACAGGTCCGGGTCGAACCGCGGAGCCAGGACGACCGTCCCGCGCCGCGCCCAGGTGCACTGCGGCAGCCCGCCCAGGACGGCGACGTGCGCCAGCGGGGTGGCGACCAGCGCGGTGTCGTCCGCGCCGAAGGGCAACCCGGCCAGGCCGCCCGCCATGCTCCGGTCCAGGTTGTCGTGGGTGAGCGCGACGCCCTTGGGACGGCCGGAGGTCCCGGACGTGAACGCGATCACCGCGACGTCCGAGCCGGCCGGCGGATCGCAGACCGGCGCCTCGGGACCCTCGTCCTCGGGATGCAGGTCCGCCCAGGTCAGCCGCAGGCCCGTGCCCGCCGGGAACCCCTCGTCGGCGACCACGGCCGTCGGGGTGGTCTCCTCGCACACGACGGCGAGTTCGCCGCCCGTCACCTGCGGGTGCAGCGGGACGAGGACGGCGCCCATGCGCGTCACCGCGAACAGCGTGATCAGCGCCTCGGGCCGGGCCGCGCCCTGCATCACCACCCGGTCGCCGCCGCGCACCCCGAACTTGTCGAGCCGGGCGACCGTGCGGCGGACCGCGAGGTCCAGCTCGCCGTAGGTCCAGGAGCGGTCCTCGAAGACGAGGGCGAGCCGGGAGCCCGCCTCCGCCGCGCTGGCCACGAGGTGAGCGCCGAACCAGGAAGCGGCGGTCATGCCCGCACCTCCGCGGCCCGTCTGGCGCGCGCGAGCCCGCCCAGCGTGGTGTCCGTCAGTTCGTCGGCCAGGACCGGTGTCTCCCGCTCCAGCAACCGACGGGCGGCCAGGTGCTCGGCGGGCCAGTCGAGCGTCTCGACGGCTGCCAGCCGGCCGCCCCGGAAGGCATACGCGGCCAGTCGTCCCGGGGTGTCGCCCGCGACCAGCCGGACGTCGTCGGAGGGCGCCCGCAGCCCGGCTATCTGCAGCTTGACGGCGCCCTGGTCGCTCCAGAACCACGGCAGGTTCGCGTACGGGGCGGGGGGCTGCCCGGCGAGGCGCCGGCCGACCAGGGCTCCCTGGTCGGTGGCGTTCTGTACGGACTCCAGCCGGACCAGGCCCGGCGCGTGCGGGTGGGGGTGGCGGGCGCAGTCGCCGACGGCGGAGACCCGCGGGTCGCTGACCGAGCGGAGCTGCTCGTCGACCAGCACACCGTCGTCGACGGCGAGGCCGGCGTCGCGCGCCAGCTCGTCCCGGGGGACGGCGCCGATGCCGTACACGACCAGGTCGGCGGGGAGGGTCCCGGCCGACGTCACGACCTGCCGGACCCGGTCGGTGCCCTCGATGGCCTGCACGGCCGTCCCGGTGTGGACGTGGACCCCGGACTCCTCGTGCCGCCGGCGGAGGTGTTCCGCGAGCTGCGGGGAGACGGCCCGGCTCAGCAGCCGGTCGGCGAGTTCGACGACGGTCACCCGTGCGCCGCGCGCCCGGGCCACCTGGGCGAGTTCCAGCCCGATGAAGCCGCCGCCGATGACGACCACGTCCTGGGCCGTCGTCAGGGCCCGGCCGACGGCCAGGGCGTCGTCGAGCGAGCGCACGGCGTGCACGCCGGCCAGATCGGCGCCGGGGACGGGCAGCGGCCGGTTGCGGGCGCCGGTCGCCAGCACCAGGTGGGCGTAGGGCACGCTCAGCCCGGCGCGGCTGCGGACCGTGCGGTCGGCGGTGTCCAGGGCGACCACGTCGTCACCGAGCCGCAGCTCGATGTCGCGCTCGCCGTAGAAGGACTCCGGGACCAGCGACACCCGCAGCTCGTCCGGCTCGGTGTGCGCCTTCTTGGACAACGGCGGCCGCTGGTACGGCAGATGGGGCTCGTCGGCGAACACGGTGACCGGGCCGTCGTAGCCGCCGGCGCGCAGCGTCGAGACGACGCTGAAGCCGGCCTGCCCGCCGCCGACCACCACGACTCCCGCCACGCCGGGTCTGTCCGCGCTCATACCTGCTCCTCGGGCACGTGGACCAGCATCGGGTCGAGGGCGTCGGAGAGCTGGACCTGGCAGCTCAGCCGGCTGGTGGGCCGGCGTTCGGCGGCGGTGAAGTCGAGCATCTCGTCCTCGACGTCGTTCGGCCCGCCCGCCAGCTCGGACTGGGCGGCGTCGAGATAGACGTGGCAGGTGGCGCAGGAGGCGTTGCCCCCGCACTCGGCGACGATGCCTGCGACGCCGTTCGAGACGGCCGCCTGCATGAGCACGGTCCCCGACGCGGCCGTGACCTTGCGTTCG
The Streptomyces sp. NBC_01485 genome window above contains:
- a CDS encoding TetR/AcrR family transcriptional regulator; the encoded protein is MVPQATAGQGGGAPLRRTPRQARSKARLALVLEAAERILVGEGVEALTTTRVAAEAKVSVGSLYQYLPDRGAIIDALAAGYFARLEAVMDDLVRTASEDRWDDPVGVLIDTYAGVYRTEHGFRALWFGSGLTERTRAADREHKRRMADGIRRVLLALGVVRDDEDLVRACHAAILTADALAQEAFRRAPEGDTALLDEAKAMLRAYLTEVTARYERR
- a CDS encoding class II aldolase/adducin family protein; amino-acid sequence: MTASSSALSQERAAVADACRRLGAEGLLIGTAGNVSVRVEDRVAITATGAVLAGLTPDQVTVVDLDGKIVAGTLRPTSELDLHLGVYRRYGTGAVVHTHAPMATAVSCVLDELPCVHYQLLALGGTVRVAPYATFGTPELAESVLAALDGRSAALMANHGAVTHATTLDKAVENALLLEWACGVYQRAAAMGRPRFLDERQQLAVIEAAIARDYGTTHPVPPAQEETPMKGESR
- a CDS encoding carbohydrate kinase family protein, giving the protein MKVFTMGVHVLDVLVRPVQEIPEGQGATLVDDIRMTAAGTAGGTALTLAKLGAEVRSAGAVGSDPTGDMLVRLLERAGIDTEFLVRRTDTATSASVLPIRPNGDRPSLHLLGANITYGLADVPWDALADATHLHLGGPELIGVDVATRILSYAKERGVVTSVDLLAPGVLGSFEQLEAALPYIDHLLPNEDQVLGFTGESDLLTGARRLLDAGAGVVAVTRGGEGALVVTADGAEPVPAFVIDVVDTTGCGDAFSAGYLRGVSLGRTPGDAAVLGSAAAALVAQGLGSDHGDFDLTAADAFAATAKPRT
- a CDS encoding 3-hydroxybutyryl-CoA dehydrogenase gives rise to the protein MSTGPGADIRRVGVVGCGLMGAGIAEVCARAGLDVVVHEVNPGAAEAGHARIAGSLDRGVRRGKLSWADREAALGRVRVSADLSDFADRDLVVEAATEDEKVKAELFAELDRIVVREDALLASNTSSLPIMKLGMATTRPHQVIGVHFFNPVPVLELVEIVPSLLTAPQTQSRAEEFVTGILGKKVIRAQDRAGFVVNALLVPYLLSAIRMLESGHASAEDIDTGMVLGCAHPMGPLSLADLIGLDTLTAIAEAMYADFKDPLHAPPPLLLRMVEAGLLGRKSGRGFHDHSEPRKVPSKAR
- a CDS encoding acyl-CoA dehydrogenase family protein, with amino-acid sequence MHTPHAGRPADPLDLLELDSLLTPEERAVRDTVRTFCDRRVDPFIADWFEQGEIEDIRGLTKELGELGLLGMHLEGYGCAGMSAVDYGLACLELEASDSGLRSLVSVQGSLAMYAVHAFGSEEQKQEWLPRLAAGTAIGCFGLTEPDSGSDPGSMRTVARRDGDDWVLDGRKMWITNGSVADVAVVWARTDDGIRGFVVPTDSPGFSATAIKHKMSLRASVTSELVLDAVRLPATAVLPEVRGLRGPLSCLNEARYGIAWGAMGAARSSFRAALSYAGDRVQFGRPISGFQLTQAKFTDMSLELSKGTLLALHLGRIKDDRGLRPEQVSYGKLNNTRTALEICRTSRTILGANGISLEYPVIRHANNLESILTYEGTVEMHTLVIGQSLTGQAAFR
- a CDS encoding alcohol dehydrogenase catalytic domain-containing protein — its product is MSATMRAARMHHVGEPMKLEELPVPEPGRGDVRVAVHAVNIVPNLANILNMWTTWFPHSPLPTLPAIFGLDPAGVVEEVGEGVEGFEVGDRVYVNPGRSCGSCRSCRDNDSINCASYAFAGYFGFSPTALNLLDRYQGGLAEYTIAPAYSLVKLPDSLSFEAAARFGYLGTMYSALRKAGAGPGKRVLINGISGTLGIGAALLAPALGLTHVYGTGRDRGLLEQVGKLAGGRLRLHSLDDGPLDEWIHEETGGYGADIYIDALGPGAPHETFRAGMRAMARGGIAVNIGAVAGDLPIDIHRMMDQQLRLIGSAWFTSGEGQAMADLAEAGLLDLSPLEHHVYPLEQVNDAIGGIAERNGGFSNFVISPTA
- a CDS encoding class I adenylate-forming enzyme family protein, yielding MTAASWFGAHLVASAAEAGSRLALVFEDRSWTYGELDLAVRRTVARLDKFGVRGGDRVVMQGAARPEALITLFAVTRMGAVLVPLHPQVTGGELAVVCEETTPTAVVADEGFPAGTGLRLTWADLHPEDEGPEAPVCDPPAGSDVAVIAFTSGTSGRPKGVALTHDNLDRSMAGGLAGLPFGADDTALVATPLAHVAVLGGLPQCTWARRGTVVLAPRFDPDLFADLVRDHRVTCAFAVPAMSALLARHPRFTGGDLDTLRWILSGGSPAQTATREQFRARGIGVVNSYGLTETSAGVTYSAPDEPATSTGSPVPGVEMTVVDVTGVPAPVDLPGEIWVRGPSVASVYWTAAGPVPATDAEGWFHSGDRGRFDDEGRLTVVGRLKETIITGGENVDPAEVENALADFPGVVEIAVSGAPDPVWGEVVTAFLVTDAGSPTLDDVRGHLDGRLARHKWPRRLCVVPALPRGATGKLQRARLTTLLDD
- a CDS encoding NAD(P)/FAD-dependent oxidoreductase; the encoded protein is MSADRPGVAGVVVVGGGQAGFSVVSTLRAGGYDGPVTVFADEPHLPYQRPPLSKKAHTEPDELRVSLVPESFYGERDIELRLGDDVVALDTADRTVRSRAGLSVPYAHLVLATGARNRPLPVPGADLAGVHAVRSLDDALAVGRALTTAQDVVVIGGGFIGLELAQVARARGARVTVVELADRLLSRAVSPQLAEHLRRRHEESGVHVHTGTAVQAIEGTDRVRQVVTSAGTLPADLVVYGIGAVPRDELARDAGLAVDDGVLVDEQLRSVSDPRVSAVGDCARHPHPHAPGLVRLESVQNATDQGALVGRRLAGQPPAPYANLPWFWSDQGAVKLQIAGLRAPSDDVRLVAGDTPGRLAAYAFRGGRLAAVETLDWPAEHLAARRLLERETPVLADELTDTTLGGLARARRAAEVRA
- a CDS encoding 2Fe-2S iron-sulfur cluster-binding protein, giving the protein MPTVIFQLPDGTERKVTAASGTVLMQAAVSNGVAGIVAECGGNASCATCHVYLDAAQSELAGGPNDVEDEMLDFTAAERRPTSRLSCQVQLSDALDPMLVHVPEEQV